Proteins encoded together in one Mycobacterium sp. MS1601 window:
- the pspA gene encoding phage shock protein PspA, producing the protein MANPFVKAWRYLMALFNSKIDEHADPKVQIQQAIEEAQRTHQALTQQAAQVIGNQRQLEMRLNRQLADIEKLQANVRQALTLADQAVASGDSAKATEYTNAAEAFAAQLVTAEQSVEDLKGLHDQSLQAAAQAKKAVEQNAMMLQTKIAERTKLLSQLEQAKMQEQVSASLRSMSDLAAPGNTPSLDEVRDKIERRYANAMGEAELAQNSVQGRMLEVQQASVQMAGHSRLEQIRASMRGDALTAGPTDAAATPATPAQATPENPLGQ; encoded by the coding sequence ATGGCAAATCCGTTCGTGAAGGCGTGGCGCTACCTGATGGCGCTGTTCAACTCCAAGATCGACGAGCACGCCGACCCCAAGGTCCAGATCCAGCAGGCCATCGAGGAAGCTCAGCGCACCCATCAGGCGCTGACCCAACAGGCCGCCCAGGTGATCGGCAACCAGCGTCAGCTCGAGATGCGGCTCAATCGCCAGCTCGCTGACATCGAGAAGCTGCAGGCCAATGTGCGACAGGCCCTCACCCTGGCCGACCAGGCCGTCGCCAGCGGTGATTCGGCCAAGGCCACCGAGTACACCAACGCCGCCGAGGCGTTCGCCGCGCAGTTGGTCACCGCCGAGCAGAGCGTCGAGGACCTCAAGGGGTTGCACGACCAGTCGCTGCAGGCCGCCGCGCAGGCCAAGAAGGCCGTGGAGCAGAACGCCATGATGCTGCAGACCAAGATCGCCGAGCGCACCAAGCTGCTCTCACAGCTGGAGCAGGCCAAGATGCAGGAGCAGGTCAGCGCGTCGCTGCGGTCGATGAGTGACCTGGCTGCCCCGGGTAACACCCCGAGCTTGGACGAGGTGCGCGACAAGATCGAGCGCCGTTACGCCAACGCCATGGGCGAGGCCGAACTGGCACAGAACTCCGTGCAGGGCCGGATGCTGGAAGTGCAGCAGGCCAGCGTCCAGATGGCGGGACATTCGCGCCTGGAGCAGATCCGCGCCTCGATGCGTGGTGATGCCCTGACCGCGGGTCCCACCGATGCCGCTGCTACTCCGGCTACTCCTGCTCAGGCCACTCCCGAGAATCCGCTCGGCCAGTAG
- a CDS encoding limonene-1,2-epoxide hydrolase family protein, with product MTSPITDSNITTVERFLNSLRDKDLDTADSLLADDLVYQNVGFPTIHGRRRAIKLFRGMQRPSMGFDVKVHRIAADGDTVLNERTDVLVFGPLRLVFWVCGVFEVHDGRITLWRDYFDNLDFAKALVRGVAAIAVPSLQRKF from the coding sequence ATGACCTCGCCGATCACCGACTCCAACATCACCACCGTGGAGCGGTTCCTCAACTCGTTGCGCGACAAGGACCTCGACACCGCGGACAGTCTGCTCGCCGACGATCTCGTGTACCAGAATGTCGGCTTCCCGACCATCCACGGCCGGCGGCGGGCCATCAAGTTGTTCCGTGGGATGCAGCGACCCAGCATGGGCTTCGACGTCAAGGTCCACCGCATCGCCGCCGACGGGGACACCGTGCTCAACGAGCGCACCGACGTCCTGGTGTTCGGTCCGCTGCGGCTGGTGTTCTGGGTGTGCGGCGTGTTCGAGGTGCACGACGGACGAATCACGTTGTGGCGCGACTACTTCGACAACCTGGACTTCGCCAAGGCACTGGTGCGCGGCGTCGCGGCCATCGCAGTGCCGTCGTTGCAGCGGAAGTTCTAG
- a CDS encoding CinA family protein, with protein sequence MPDPLLVDHAGADAHALVAGLTARGQTLATCESLTAGLLAGTLAGVPGASAVLLGGLITYTEATKIALAGVDPLVLATVGPVAAETAREMATGARQRCATTWGLGLTGVAGPEPHGGHAVGTVFLGLAGPDGCDAEELHLAGGRWEIRQASVHRAIVALLARIGDI encoded by the coding sequence ACTGGTCGCGGGGCTGACCGCTCGCGGGCAGACCCTGGCAACCTGCGAGTCTCTGACCGCCGGGCTGCTGGCGGGCACGCTGGCCGGGGTGCCCGGAGCCAGCGCTGTGCTTCTGGGCGGGCTGATCACTTACACCGAAGCCACCAAGATCGCGTTGGCGGGCGTCGACCCGTTGGTGCTGGCCACCGTCGGACCGGTGGCCGCCGAGACGGCGCGCGAGATGGCAACCGGCGCCCGTCAGCGGTGCGCAACCACCTGGGGGCTGGGGCTGACCGGCGTCGCAGGCCCAGAGCCCCACGGCGGCCACGCCGTCGGCACGGTGTTCCTCGGGTTGGCGGGCCCCGACGGCTGTGACGCCGAGGAACTGCATCTGGCCGGCGGGCGTTGGGAGATCCGTCAGGCGTCGGTGCACCGAGCGATCGTGGCGCTGCTGGCGCGAATCGGTGACATCTGA
- the clgR gene encoding transcriptional regulator ClgR, with product MSALLREVVGDVLRRARTSQGRTLREVSDAAMVSLGYLSEVERGRKEASSELLSAICSALDVPLSRVLIDAGERLARHEALAGSVTTNIDASTKVVIPPVASMAVA from the coding sequence ATGTCGGCACTGCTGCGTGAGGTCGTTGGCGATGTGCTCCGTCGTGCCCGGACATCGCAGGGCCGGACCCTGCGTGAGGTGTCCGATGCGGCGATGGTGAGCCTCGGTTATCTCTCCGAGGTCGAGCGCGGTCGTAAGGAAGCGTCTTCAGAACTGCTCAGTGCCATCTGCTCCGCACTCGATGTGCCGCTCTCGCGGGTTCTCATCGATGCCGGTGAGCGGTTGGCGCGCCACGAGGCGCTGGCCGGATCGGTCACCACAAACATCGACGCCAGCACCAAGGTCGTGATCCCGCCGGTCGCCAGCATGGCTGTGGCCTGA
- the pspM gene encoding phage shock envelope stress response protein PspM, with amino-acid sequence MAVKPFSRQWGSLLQRGLDSASEAADVVAHRLSLAADPRARQLRKRKWALRLAVFFTFSSVFWILVTALLAAWSTPVWGLIITGVIAAGAAFPATLFFLRYRFLRATPLPVQRPASTRRLPPPGSAARPAMSALGASERGLMSLIGVIERGQLLPPEEIRELTEAANQTTATMMATSDEVVSMERTVKNSPHARDYLVPTINAFTAQLGHGVRQYNEMVTAAAQLVSSANGGSMPISPMSQQRYREQLGTATDRLLGWAHAFDELGQVNRARGA; translated from the coding sequence GTGGCGGTCAAGCCGTTCTCCCGGCAGTGGGGTTCGTTGCTGCAGCGGGGGCTTGACTCCGCCAGCGAGGCAGCCGACGTGGTGGCACACCGGCTGAGCCTGGCGGCAGATCCGCGGGCCAGACAACTGCGCAAACGTAAGTGGGCGCTGCGGTTGGCGGTGTTCTTCACCTTCTCGTCGGTGTTCTGGATTCTGGTGACCGCACTGCTGGCGGCGTGGAGCACGCCGGTGTGGGGTCTGATCATCACCGGCGTCATCGCGGCGGGCGCCGCCTTCCCGGCCACCCTGTTCTTCCTGCGCTACCGCTTCCTGCGGGCCACCCCGCTGCCGGTGCAGCGGCCGGCCAGCACACGTAGGCTTCCACCGCCGGGATCGGCGGCACGTCCGGCGATGTCGGCGCTCGGCGCGTCCGAGCGTGGGCTGATGTCGTTGATCGGCGTGATCGAACGGGGTCAGCTGCTGCCGCCGGAGGAGATCCGCGAGCTCACCGAGGCCGCCAATCAGACCACCGCCACCATGATGGCCACCTCCGATGAGGTGGTGTCGATGGAGCGGACGGTGAAGAACTCGCCGCACGCCCGCGACTATCTGGTGCCCACCATCAACGCGTTCACCGCGCAGCTGGGCCACGGGGTGCGGCAGTACAACGAAATGGTTACCGCCGCAGCGCAACTGGTGTCGTCGGCCAACGGCGGATCCATGCCGATCTCGCCCATGTCACAGCAGCGCTACCGCGAGCAGTTGGGCACCGCCACCGACCGTCTGCTGGGCTGGGCCCATGCGTTCGACGAGCTCGGCCAGGTGAATCGGGCGCGCGGGGCCTAG
- the recX gene encoding recombination regulator RecX, with protein sequence MMTSCPPQSTSDPQQSDKREEQAKSLCLRLLTARARTRAELEENLAKRGFPDDVSGAVLDRLAVAGLIDDADFAEQWVRSRRANAGKGKRALAVELRKKGVDDDIIASALEDIDAGAERERAEQLVQNRLRRESLADDDDMKVMRRLVGMLARRGYGQSLAADVVRVELDAERQRRRV encoded by the coding sequence CTGATGACGTCCTGCCCGCCCCAGTCGACTTCTGATCCGCAGCAGTCGGACAAGCGCGAGGAGCAGGCGAAGTCGCTGTGTCTTCGTCTGCTCACCGCCAGGGCTCGGACCCGCGCTGAGCTGGAAGAGAACCTCGCCAAACGCGGCTTTCCAGATGATGTCAGCGGTGCGGTGCTGGATCGGCTGGCTGTCGCCGGGCTCATCGACGACGCCGACTTCGCCGAGCAGTGGGTGCGTTCCCGCCGGGCGAATGCCGGAAAAGGTAAGCGGGCGTTGGCTGTTGAGCTCCGCAAGAAGGGGGTTGATGACGACATCATTGCCTCCGCACTCGAGGACATCGACGCCGGTGCCGAGCGCGAACGTGCCGAACAGCTGGTGCAGAACCGGTTGCGGCGGGAATCGCTGGCCGACGATGACGACATGAAGGTGATGCGACGACTGGTCGGGATGCTTGCGCGCCGAGGCTACGGGCAGAGCTTGGCGGCCGACGTGGTGCGAGTGGAGCTGGACGCCGAGCGGCAACGTCGCCGGGTGTGA
- a CDS encoding DUF3046 domain-containing protein produces the protein MRLTEFHELVYAQFGTVRGASILVDHVLTGIGGRTAAQAVEDGVDPRDVWRALCADFDVPRDQW, from the coding sequence GTGCGGCTCACCGAATTCCACGAACTGGTCTATGCGCAGTTCGGCACTGTGCGCGGTGCGTCGATACTCGTCGACCACGTGCTCACCGGTATCGGAGGTCGGACCGCGGCGCAGGCCGTCGAGGACGGAGTGGACCCCCGTGACGTGTGGCGGGCCCTGTGTGCCGATTTTGATGTGCCCCGCGACCAGTGGTGA
- a CDS encoding glycosyltransferase translates to MRVAVVAGPDPGHAFPAIALCLRFQAAGHTPVLFTGVAWLSTAASAGLDAAELLGLDPDPADNDLDAGAKIHRRAARMAVLNLDRLRAFDLVVSDVITACGGMAAELLGIPWIELNPHPLYRPSIGLPPIGSGLAPGTGLRGRVRDATMRALTARSWNQGLRQRAHARAGIGLPAHDPGPLRRLIATLPALEVPRPDWPEEAVIVGPLHFEPTSQSLAVPPGDGPLIVVAPSTASTGTQGLAELVVEVLVPGEALPAGSRVAVSWLGGELKLPPWAVAGLGRQDELLSQADLMICGGGHGTVSKTLLAGVPMVVVPGGGDQWEIANRVVRQGSGQLIRPLAGDTLAAAVREVLSVSRYRRAAQSAGVTSAGVADPVQVCQDALG, encoded by the coding sequence ATGCGTGTTGCGGTGGTCGCCGGCCCTGATCCCGGGCACGCGTTCCCGGCCATCGCCCTGTGCCTGCGGTTCCAGGCCGCCGGTCACACGCCGGTGCTGTTCACCGGGGTGGCGTGGCTGTCCACGGCGGCATCGGCAGGACTCGATGCGGCCGAGTTGCTCGGGTTGGATCCCGACCCGGCCGACAACGACCTGGACGCCGGTGCCAAGATCCATCGTCGCGCGGCGCGGATGGCGGTCCTGAACCTCGACCGGCTGCGCGCGTTCGACCTGGTGGTCTCCGACGTCATCACCGCCTGTGGTGGCATGGCCGCCGAACTGCTGGGCATCCCGTGGATCGAACTGAACCCCCACCCGCTGTATCGGCCATCGATTGGCCTGCCGCCCATCGGAAGTGGGCTGGCACCCGGTACCGGGCTGCGGGGCCGGGTCCGGGACGCGACGATGCGGGCATTGACGGCGAGATCGTGGAATCAGGGCCTGCGACAGCGTGCGCACGCCCGCGCCGGGATCGGACTGCCCGCCCACGACCCCGGCCCGCTGCGACGACTGATCGCCACGCTCCCCGCTCTCGAGGTGCCCAGACCGGACTGGCCGGAGGAGGCCGTCATCGTCGGGCCGCTGCACTTCGAGCCGACATCGCAGTCGCTGGCGGTGCCGCCGGGTGATGGGCCGCTGATCGTGGTGGCGCCGTCGACGGCCTCCACCGGCACCCAGGGGCTGGCCGAGCTGGTCGTCGAGGTGCTGGTGCCGGGGGAGGCGTTGCCGGCGGGATCCCGCGTGGCGGTGTCCTGGCTCGGTGGTGAACTGAAGCTGCCGCCGTGGGCGGTGGCGGGGTTGGGCCGCCAGGATGAACTGCTGTCCCAGGCGGATCTGATGATCTGCGGTGGCGGCCACGGAACGGTGTCCAAGACGTTGCTGGCGGGTGTGCCGATGGTGGTGGTGCCCGGCGGCGGGGACCAGTGGGAGATCGCCAATCGTGTTGTGCGACAAGGTAGTGGGCAGCTGATCCGGCCGCTGGCGGGCGACACCTTGGCGGCCGCCGTCCGCGAGGTGCTCTCCGTGTCCCGGTACCGGCGGGCCGCGCAGTCGGCCGGTGTGACGTCGGCCGGGGTCGCTGATCCGGTACAGGTCTGCCAGGACGCTCTTGGGTAG